The genomic DNA TCGGCGAGTGTCTCGCCCTCTAAGTCGTCTTCGGTTGAGACACCGAGATGGTCGAGGAGATTAGTATTAAGCCCGCCTCTATCCTGGTTCAAAGAAATAATCGCATCTGGTAAATTGTATAGAAGTTCTTCGTCTTCATTTTCGTCCCTAAATTCTCTCTTAGATAGAGAACCAGATAGGTACTCATCGGTAAAAGTCACTGAAGCATTTTCAAGACCAAGTACCGATTCTGGAATCGGTAGATCACGCAAAGCACTCAAAGTCACTTGTCTAAAGTCATCTTTCGAAGCTGCCAGTTCGGTATTAAAATGCCACCAAGATAGAAAAGAACTGTTTAAGAGAGACAGCAAAGACGAGGGAGGGAGTTTTTCAGTCTTGAATATATAGGTATCCTTCTTTGAGATGAAAAACTCGTCCGTCATAGACCCAAGTAATCGATCCGACCTGCTAACCAGACGGCGGATTAGAATTCTTTCCCCATCAAATACAGATTCATCTGACGGCATTTCTTTCAATTTTCCCACTTCAGCAGTTTCGTCAGGGGTTAACTTCTCATACCTCTGAAAGCTGTCTAGAAGAATAGGAGTGTCCGCATCGTCACTGTCTATTGCTTCATCTGTCACTAACACACCTCGTGTTGAATTACTGATATCGCCTAAAGAAGTATACTCCTCTCCGAAAGACGAAAATACGCGTAGCCAGGTTTCATTGACTGCTACAAATCCAAGCTCTTGCCATTTCTCAACAGATATTTCAATATAATCGATATCCTGTAAAGCATTAGCCGGGGATATACGTTCACCACTTTTATCCACTACAGTACAGTTTCCAGACGGCTCCTCAGCCCGCCACACAAATATGGCGGTATCAACATATGCATCATCAAAAACATCATACGGTAAATTCACCAGATTGTTTAGCGAGCCATCGTTTAGCAATAGACTCCGAACATCTTCATAAGCAGGTCCCGTCTCCCAAGAGGTAGGAGTGATGAAAGAAAATTGACCTCCAGTGGATATCAGATGAGGCATTGAAAGGATGAATTGGGCGTATAAATCACTAGATCCATATCCAGCGAATTTCCCCACATCTGATGCAGATATACTCCCATAAGGCGGATTCCCTATCACGGCGTCGAAGCCCGCCTCGTCTTTCTTCTCACCGTCCTCGTCGAAGAAGACAGCAGGATACTCAAGCTCCCAGTGGAAGAACGACTCCACACGTGCTTTCTCCTGTGCTTCGATGAACCAGTCTTCTCCTTGTAACTCCGACCACTCGCTCTCGCTCTGGATCGACGTCGCCATCTGTTCGTAAGCACCTTCCGGAACGTCGACTCCAAACTCCTCAGCCGTATGGACATTAGCTAGCTCGAAAAGACGTTGATACAGAGGGTCAGACCGTATCTCATCATAGAGTTCTTCCATCGACTTGATATCCGAGAGGCTCTCGTTGTCGACCTCTAAGAGTTCCTGCATCAGATCCATGACGTGGTCGAGTGTCTTCGTACGTACCTGGTCGAAGTTCTGAAGAGTCGCCTGTACCTGACTCTCCGAGTCGTCGTCATCCCCAGCCGAGAGTACCTCCGTAATATCAGATCCAACGAGTGAGTTGCCCGTCTTCAAGTGGTGGTCTAAGAATGCGAGAGGGCGATCCGCTGCGAGTGTCTCCAGCCACATCGAGAGCTTGCCCAACTCGACTGCCATTCCGTTAATGTCGACGCCGTAGATACAGTCCTTCGCTATCTCACGCCGGACGTGTTGTTCGTCCCAGAAGGTTCCGACCTCGGCTTCGACGTCACGCACCTCGGACATCACCTCCTCAGCGAGATATCCCGTCGCACTAGTCAGGAAATGGGCACTTCCCATGGCGGGGTCGAGTATCTGAAGATTCTTTACACGCTGTAAGAACGCGCCAAGGTACTCCTGAGTCCCTCTCTCGAAGCCCTGATCTACGAGATCGTCGCGTATCTCGTCGACGAGTGGACTTACTGTCTCTTCTACGATGTACTGGACTACATAGTCGGGAGTGTAGTAGGCTCCAGTCGCCTTACGCTCGCCCTCGTCGTTGACGACGTAGAGACCACCCTTGGGGACAGTCTCGACAGC from Candidatus Afararchaeum irisae includes the following:
- a CDS encoding N-6 DNA methylase, which gives rise to MAQTTIERRPYDNSELFSSYYLDERIQGRDEWDCDEDAEEVMEEIQNLYEDESPVVEGYKEDALIDNWIDGVLEILGFGTQKEATLPNGRGHVDSLLFENQDKRRKAAEVNLDTDDTTDLFERGITILEAKQWNADFTERFNEQRPYRNASHQTKHYLEKTPSSIQWGILTNGRKWRLYGTKDYETQIYYEVDLPELLENGDLEEFKYFYLFFRPVAFVDEGEFLDSVWSESETAAQQLGEDLQDNVFTALRVLGRGFVETNDLDIDPDDEEALDELKNQSLVLLYRLMFVLYAESRGLIHPKKEGRDAVREYEENFSLDELRLDIHEEIGEVDEGFEDVYSDYSTKMWSRLEDLFRLIDQGEEDLGIPAYNGGLFDHDSHGFLTRNSVSDRYIAEVIYRLSTTQNEEGRYVLADYGDLDTRHLGSVYEGLLEHQFEIAPEQYAAVSEDGGQVWKPATEVSVADAVETVPKGGLYVVNDEGERKATGAYYTPDYVVQYIVEETVSPLVDEIRDDLVDQGFERGTQEYLGAFLQRVKNLQILDPAMGSAHFLTSATGYLAEEVMSEVRDVEAEVGTFWDEQHVRREIAKDCIYGVDINGMAVELGKLSMWLETLAADRPLAFLDHHLKTGNSLVGSDITEVLSAGDDDDSESQVQATLQNFDQVRTKTLDHVMDLMQELLEVDNESLSDIKSMEELYDEIRSDPLYQRLFELANVHTAEEFGVDVPEGAYEQMATSIQSESEWSELQGEDWFIEAQEKARVESFFHWELEYPAVFFDEDGEKKDEAGFDAVIGNPPYGSISASDVGKFAGYGSSDLYAQFILSMPHLISTGGQFSFITPTSWETGPAYEDVRSLLLNDGSLNNLVNLPYDVFDDAYVDTAIFVWRAEEPSGNCTVVDKSGERISPANALQDIDYIEISVEKWQELGFVAVNETWLRVFSSFGEEYTSLGDISNSTRGVLVTDEAIDSDDADTPILLDSFQRYEKLTPDETAEVGKLKEMPSDESVFDGERILIRRLVSRSDRLLGSMTDEFFISKKDTYIFKTEKLPPSSLLSLLNSSFLSWWHFNTELAASKDDFRQVTLSALRDLPIPESVLGLENASVTFTDEYLSGSLSKREFRDENEDEELLYNLPDAIISLNQDRGGLNTNLLDHLGVSTEDDLEGETLA